From the genome of Bacillus oleivorans, one region includes:
- a CDS encoding IclR family transcriptional regulator: MFAILDLYSEKKTPLSVAEISKLLNAPQSSVYRHVRLLKEKGYLMETDKGAYKLGYRFIEFANIVRMDHSLSTIALPYMKALTQDLGETTILSVISDLSAVCVETVPSLQPIKVSSEQGKIVPIYAGASSKAILAFQSEALIDQLFSRKLVKKFTEKTLATKEELIENLDDIREKGYAISDSEIDVGVFSYGFPIRDSKQTVFASLTVSGPTDRMLQKSETEIIEKCQQAVREIEKFL, from the coding sequence ATATTTGCGATATTGGATTTATACAGTGAAAAGAAAACGCCTCTATCGGTAGCAGAAATCTCGAAGCTTCTGAATGCTCCGCAAAGCAGTGTATATAGGCACGTCAGATTGCTTAAAGAAAAAGGATATCTAATGGAGACGGATAAAGGTGCTTATAAACTGGGCTATCGATTTATTGAGTTTGCGAATATTGTTCGAATGGATCATAGTTTATCGACAATCGCGTTGCCTTATATGAAAGCGTTAACACAAGACTTAGGCGAAACTACGATTTTAAGTGTAATCTCTGATCTGTCAGCTGTTTGTGTAGAAACGGTTCCTTCCCTGCAGCCGATAAAGGTTTCATCGGAGCAGGGTAAAATTGTTCCGATCTATGCCGGAGCCTCTTCAAAGGCTATTTTAGCATTTCAGTCTGAAGCATTAATTGATCAGCTGTTTAGCAGGAAATTAGTCAAAAAATTTACGGAAAAAACATTAGCTACTAAAGAGGAGCTAATCGAAAATTTAGATGATATCCGTGAAAAAGGCTATGCCATTTCTGACAGCGAGATCGATGTCGGGGTCTTTTCTTATGGGTTTCCGATCAGAGATTCAAAACAAACTGTTTTCGCTTCATTGACTGTATCTGGTCCGACAGATAGAATGCTGCAAAAAAGCGAAACGGAAATCATAGAAAAGTGCCAGCAGGCTGTAAGAGAAATTGAAAAATTTTTATAA
- a CDS encoding dihydroorotase yields MTFEKVIRGKLILENEMVMGEVGIYNGKIEEISRETGSLKYEELLDFGEQYVFPGFIDAHVHCFSNPNEGFLSTSRAAAAGGITTFVDMPYDVPDPITNTERFMEKAKRVEKDSLVDAGFWATITKTGGTDQIKPLADAGAIAFKLSTIEADPYRFPRIPDFEILKAMKLVKETGLSIGFHAENEEIIANLIKEYTEGNKIYPRAHMETRPPISETSAVLKLLEFAYWTEVKLHIVHVSHPRTIELIEMFKKQGVNVTSETCYPYLLLNVNALDQFGPKAKNNPPLRTEEDVKGLWDHLLHEKIDLITSDHVAWGQEHKKISENHIFKSSAGLSGLEIMVPLLFDHMVVKEGISPLKLAKFLSQYPAEVFQIPNKGKIAIGNDADFTVIDPAASWVIDEAKLRTNAKLTPFHGTQVQGKIAQTIVRGTTVYDGEHIKVEPGYGKLVRGAAYKRG; encoded by the coding sequence ATGACATTTGAAAAGGTCATACGGGGAAAGCTGATTTTAGAAAATGAGATGGTTATGGGGGAAGTTGGGATTTATAATGGGAAGATTGAAGAAATCAGCAGGGAGACAGGTTCATTAAAATATGAAGAGCTTCTAGACTTTGGCGAACAATATGTATTTCCTGGTTTCATTGATGCCCATGTCCATTGCTTCAGTAACCCGAATGAGGGATTTTTATCGACGAGCCGGGCAGCAGCAGCTGGCGGAATTACGACCTTTGTCGATATGCCGTATGATGTTCCGGATCCTATAACAAATACAGAAAGATTTATGGAAAAGGCGAAACGGGTTGAGAAGGATAGCCTCGTTGATGCAGGATTTTGGGCTACCATTACAAAAACAGGCGGGACTGATCAAATCAAGCCTTTAGCCGATGCCGGTGCGATTGCCTTTAAATTATCCACGATTGAAGCGGATCCTTATCGGTTTCCGAGAATTCCAGACTTTGAGATTCTCAAAGCTATGAAACTTGTAAAAGAAACAGGTCTAAGTATTGGCTTTCATGCAGAGAATGAAGAAATTATTGCGAACCTCATCAAAGAATACACCGAAGGAAATAAAATTTACCCTCGCGCTCATATGGAGACAAGACCGCCTATTTCTGAAACAAGTGCAGTCCTTAAGCTTCTTGAATTCGCTTATTGGACAGAGGTTAAACTCCACATCGTCCATGTCAGTCATCCGCGCACGATTGAATTAATTGAAATGTTTAAAAAACAAGGTGTCAATGTTACATCAGAAACCTGTTATCCTTATTTGCTTCTAAATGTAAACGCTTTAGATCAATTCGGGCCAAAAGCAAAGAATAATCCTCCGCTGCGGACTGAGGAAGATGTCAAGGGTTTATGGGATCATCTGCTACATGAAAAAATTGATCTGATTACCTCCGACCATGTGGCCTGGGGGCAGGAACATAAGAAAATCAGCGAGAATCATATTTTTAAATCCTCCGCAGGGCTGTCAGGACTTGAAATTATGGTACCCCTATTATTTGACCATATGGTTGTAAAAGAAGGAATTTCACCACTAAAGCTGGCAAAGTTTCTTTCTCAATATCCGGCAGAAGTTTTCCAAATCCCGAACAAAGGAAAAATCGCCATCGGTAATGATGCAGATTTTACAGTGATTGACCCAGCTGCATCCTGGGTGATTGATGAAGCCAAATTACGGACAAATGCCAAACTAACTCCGTTTCACGGCACACAAGTTCAAGGGAAAATAGCCCAGACGATTGTGAGAGGAACTACCGTATACGATGGAGAACATATAAAGGTAGAACCCGGATATGGAAAATTAGTCAGAGGAGCTGCCTATAAAAGGGGTTGA
- a CDS encoding dihydrodipicolinate synthase family protein, whose protein sequence is MLQNGISVITLTPFDDQGNLDEKGIRKLTDFYIQSGVHGMTILGIMGEVHKLSDHERLRVMNLVLEQTNGRAPVTVGCTAEGTKIAIDLAKEAERAGAQAVMIAAPRNLNNEDMLFKHYTEIADNISLPIVIQDEPVTTGVKMSPQFIARLGNEIDNVQYVKLEEAPTTVKITKILNETDQLKIYGGLGGMYFFEELDRGAAGIMTGFAFPEVLVKTFELFTNNQKEAAREYFYQNLPLIRFEAQLGIGGVAIRKETFKLRGIIDSSHVRFPGASVDQRTMEELQEIIDFVGLTVK, encoded by the coding sequence ATGTTACAAAATGGGATTAGCGTGATTACTCTTACGCCGTTTGATGATCAAGGAAATCTGGATGAAAAAGGAATTAGAAAATTAACGGATTTCTATATTCAATCTGGTGTCCATGGCATGACGATATTAGGCATAATGGGTGAGGTACATAAGCTTTCCGATCACGAGCGCCTGCGCGTGATGAATCTTGTCTTGGAGCAAACCAATGGCCGAGCCCCTGTTACGGTTGGCTGTACAGCTGAAGGGACCAAAATTGCAATAGATTTGGCAAAGGAAGCCGAAAGGGCAGGTGCACAAGCCGTTATGATTGCGGCGCCAAGGAATCTAAATAATGAAGACATGCTATTTAAGCATTATACTGAAATTGCGGACAATATTTCGCTTCCGATTGTGATTCAAGATGAACCCGTAACGACTGGTGTGAAAATGTCCCCGCAGTTTATCGCAAGATTGGGTAATGAAATCGATAATGTTCAATATGTCAAATTGGAAGAAGCGCCTACCACTGTCAAAATCACAAAAATCCTCAACGAAACGGATCAATTAAAAATTTATGGCGGACTTGGCGGCATGTATTTCTTTGAAGAACTAGACCGCGGTGCCGCAGGGATTATGACTGGATTTGCATTCCCGGAAGTTTTAGTTAAAACGTTTGAATTATTTACTAATAATCAAAAAGAAGCGGCTCGAGAGTATTTTTATCAAAACCTGCCATTAATTCGGTTTGAGGCACAGCTTGGAATTGGCGGAGTCGCGATTAGAAAAGAGACGTTTAAATTAAGAGGCATCATTGACTCGAGCCATGTAAGATTCCCGGGAGCTTCCGTAGATCAAAGAACGATGGAAGAATTGCAGGAAATCATTGATTTTGTTGGTCTAACGGTAAAATAA